The genomic region CAGCATCAAGCGGTCGCCTTGTTTGAGCGCAAACCCGTACAGCTCTAGGCGCACCCGTTCTTCGCCGCCCAGCGCGTTGCTCACCACACTGCGCCATTGGTGCTCACGCGCCTCGGCTTCGGTGAGGTGGCCCAGCCGCACCTGCTCGGCCACCCACGAATGGTCTTCGGTGAGGCGGGTCAGCTCGCCGCCGCGCAGCAGGTAAGCCCGCGAATCGCCAACGTGGGCCAGCAGCGCCGCGCCCTTGTCGATGGCCAGCGCCACCAAAGTGGTGCCCATGCCAACATATTCGCCAACCGCGTGGTGCATCACTTCGAGGTTGGCCGCCTGCACCGCTTCGGCGAGCCGCTCCGGCGGACGTTTGCGGCCTTTGAGGAAGGTGTTGCCCAGCGCATCGAGGGCCAAGTTGGCGGCCAGCTCGCCCGCCGCGTGCCCGCCCATTCCGTCAGCAACAGCGTAAAGCCCGCCCGAAAGCGACTCCACCGCCAAACCCGCGTCCTGATTGACGCTGCGCTGCCGACCCTTATCGGTCAACAAGCCAGACAACAAAGGAGAAGTCGCGCTGCGGCGCATAAACAGAGTATAGATTGACGGCGGGTGCGAGGTGGCCATACTGCTGCTCCTTTGAGTGACGTAGAGAGAAGGCACCGATCATGCACAGGCGCGGATCAGGGCAGGGAGCGCGGACGGCTCCGAACTGGTGGCTATTGGGCTTGTCAGAATTTTGACAGAACTAAGACTGATGATAGAGGGTTAGGCCGCTGGCGGTGTGGGCCTCCTAACGGTTGGCCCTGAATCCAGCGGGGGAAGTGGGGGGAGAAGATACGGCCTTGCTCCTCAGTCGAGCATGAGCACTGACTGAGTCAAGGATAAACAGTCTACCCTTTCAGATTTCTGAATGCATTTTAAGACAGGTAATCCAGCCCATCCCCAGCCTTAATCCAGGCCATGAAGTCACGGCGTTTGACCGCCTTCTCCAATCGCCGCCCGCACTTCAAAGCTCCAGTGCTGATAGCCCTGCGGGATGTCAAGTACTGGCACCTCACCTTCCCAGTGGCTTTCGAGCAGCCACACACCCGGCTGCGTGGGCGCGGCGAGCAGATATGCGCCGAGCAGACCCGGCTGCGGGCCGAGCCGCTGCAAAAAGGCCAGCAAAGTGCCTTCAGCTTGCTGGCCCCGCCCTTCAAGGTAGTGAATGTGCTTGGGGTGCATTTTACCGCGCCGCTCTTACTGGCCGGTTTCGATGTAGCGCTTGAGGGCGTCCATCCGCACGATAATCGGCGTTCGGGGGCGCACGATGGCTCCGCCCTGCTTGAGCTTACTCAGGCTGTGGCTCACCGTTTCGCGGGTGGCTCCCACCATCCGGGCAATATCTTCCTGATTGAGGCGCAAGCTCAGCTCCACGCCCTGCGGATGTGGACGGCCAAACTCACGCGCGAGGCGGTAGAGCAAGCTGGCGACCCGTTCAGGTGCGCTGTAGGCGCTGACCTCGGCGCTCCACGACTGGGCCTCGAACAACCGGGCGGCCATCAACCGAATCAGCTTCATGGCCAGGTCGGGCTTGGCGGTGAGCAATTTTTGCAGCTCCCCACGCGGCAAGACGATCAGGGTGGTGCGCTCGAGCGTTTCAGCCTGGGTGGGGCGGCGCTCTTCAGGTTGCAATAGCAGCTCACCGAAAGTGTCATGCTGACCCACCACGCTGAGAATGGCTTCTTTGCCGTTGGGAAAAAGCTTGCTGATCTTGACTAGGCCGGAGCGCACAAAGTAGAGGGCGTCCGCCGGATCATCCATGCGGTAGATGACTTCGCCGGACTGGTAAGAGCGGTAGGGCGTCGCAGCAGCCACTTTTTCCAGCTCAGCCAGCTCTAAATCTGCGAACAGCTCCGTGCGCTTGAGGTGCCATACCAGACTGGGATAATTCATGATTGTCCTTAGGATAGCTCAAGCAGGCTTAAAAAATCCGAAGTGCAGCGGCTTCCCCAAGTGTACAGCTCGTCAGTCTACCGACTGGCCTGGGCTGCCGGCTGGTCTGAGGCGCTCATGCCAAACGCTTGGCCGCCTCGACCACCCCCGGCGTGACGTGGAAGGTGCGCCACAGCAACCGGGCCGCGTAACTGCGGTGCGGCTGCCAACCTCGCACCACCGCCGCGTGATCTTGGTCAGGGTAATACTGCGCCAGCGCTTTTCGCAGCGCCAAGTCCCCGAAACTAAAAACGTCGGGGCGGGCCAATGCGAAGAGCAAAAACATCTCCGCCGTCCAGCGGCCAATCCCAGGCAAGACGGTCAGCGCAGCAATCACCGCTTCATCGTCCAAGCCGGCCAAGTGAGCGAAGTCAATCTGGCCGCTTTGCTCGGCGGCGGCAATGGCCTGCACGGTGCGGACTTTGGCCCACGACAGGCCCAGCGCCCGCAACGTTTCCGGCACGGCGCTGAGCAGAGAAGCGGAGTCAAAATTGTCGGTGGCCGCCGCCACCCGCTCGGCAATGGCCGCCGCCGCTTTGACAGAGAGCTGCTGGGCGTTGACGCTGCGGATCAGCGACGCCAGCGGGTCGGCGGCGGGCGGCAACTCCGGCAGCGGGCCAGCTTCCAGCAGCGGGATCAGCGCCGGGTCGCGGGCCAGGGCGAGGTGGGCAGCGGGCAAACGGGGCATGCAGGCAGTATGCCAAAAGCAGAGCGCCGAGCAGCCACGCCTGCCCCGGGCGCTGAACTGACGGTTTCCTGACAGCATTGCAACGCGCTGCGCTTTCTCCTCACCTCGGCTTGTTACCCTAGATGGATGAAGATTTTCTCACTTTTTGCCGCCACCTTACTGCTAGGCGCTGCGCCAACCACTCAAGCCCAAACTGTCATCAACGGCGTGACTATCACCAAACCCGGCCAGAAGGCCGCCGCACCTACCCGCCGCACGGTTCCGGCGTTTGTGGATCAGAACATTCCCGCCGACTGGGTAGACGTTCGCGGGCGCGTCGCCACTGGCAGCGCCGGGCGCACCGATTTACCGGCAGGCAGCAAAGTGACGGTGGAACTGCGCGACATTACCGTTCCGACTGCCGCCAAAACCTTGGTGAGCACCACCTTTCCCAGCGCCTCGCTGCCAGTCAGCTACCAACTCGTCTCCAGCCCACGCCGCTTTACCAGCAGCGGGCAATACGCCGTGCGGGTGAGCGTCAACAACGCGGCGGGCAAACTGATTTACAGCAATACGGTTCAGCAGCTCATCAATCCCGCCGCCAAGCGCATTCTGGCCGACATGCGGGTCAGCGCTCCGTAATGCAGCAACCCTAGCGCAACCAACTGCTCCGTTTCACTCCAAGTGTTCGGGGCGGTAGTCTTTTTCCACGTCTACCCGCACCGGGCCGCTCAGCCGGACGCCCTCGGTGTGCGGGTCGGCCAGTTGAGCGAGGCTGCCTTGCAGACCCACCGTCAAGCTCGGCCCGTCGCCCACCACTTCAGCGCTGTGGGGGTCAAGCACCACCCGCCAGCCGCCGCCCGGCCAGTTGAGCGCCGCTTCCAAGCGCTTACCGCCGAGCAGAGCTGCCACTTCCAGGTCGTCCAAGCGCACCCGCAGACTGCGGGATGTCCAGCGAAGTTTCACGAGGTCAGCTTCATGGGTTGTAGGTTTTGGTGAGGCTACCCAGCGTGCCGGGGGTGCGCGCCTGATAAAACACCAAGCTGATCGGCAAATTGCTGCCGCTGGCCGGAACGAAATCTATTTTGAGCTGGTCACTTTGAGAGCGCCACAGCAGCGTGGGCTTGTCCGGCGTGATGGCCACTCCACTGCGCGGCAGTTTGACAGTTTGGCTGATCGGGCCGTCTTGCACGTTCATGGCTCCCCTATAAAGGCCGCCCCGGGGACTCAGCGCCACCGCCACGCCGCTGGTGCCCATGATCTGAATGTCGTACAGCACGCCGTAATTGCCACTCAGCCGTACTGGCTGGCCACTCAGCACGTCACTGCCGAGAATGGCCGGGTCGATCTGGCCGTCACCGATGAGCATCCGGGCAGGCAGCGAGCCGAGCTGCGCCCGAATGATTTTTACGGCGTTGGGAAAGGTGCCGCGCACGTGTTTGCCGTCGGCAGGCAGGTAAGGAAGCTGCTGCAAAACGGTAGCACTGGGCGGCAGCTTGTCTTCGAGCATGGCGAAAGTCAGCTCGACCCGCCCGGAAGTCGTGATGTCTTGCAGCACATTCACGCCGCTGCCCGGATTCAGGGTCGGACTGGCGTAGAGGGCCACGCTCTCGCCGGGCTGCAAAGTAAAGCGCTGCTGAGCCGAGCCCGCAAAGTAATCGAGCAAAGTGACTTGGCCGAGCTGCCCTTCGATGCGGGTGGGAGCCGTTTCGCCGAGGCGCTCGGTGCTGATCTCCACCGGACGCGATTCGAGGTTGCGGGCCACCGTATAAAAGCGGGCGGGTTGGCTCAGCGAATTCAGGTGGTAAGCCAACAAACGGGCGCGGCCCGACACGGTGTCTTGGTAGAGCAGGCCGCTTTGAACGGGCGCTTCGGGGCTGTTGGAAAAAATCAATGTGGTGGCGGCAGTGACCATAGACTGGGTGCCCACCAGCGGATAAGTGTTGACTAAGGTGTCGGGGAAGCTCTCGCCGGGGTCGGCGTACTTGAGGGCGTAGCTCAAGGGCGTGTCCATCAGCGGGCCAACCACAGTGAGCGTACGCGAATAAGGAGCGCTGACTTGGCCGCGCGAATTGGTGACTTGCAAGGTCACGGTGTAGCTGCCCGGCTCGAAATACACGTCGCGCTTGTTGCTCCATTTGCGGCTGACGATATCCGCGCCGTCAGGGTCGAAGGGATAGTCGGTGTAAATGACTTTTTCGCCCGGCGCGTAAACCGCTTTATCGGTGCTGAAGCGGGCCTGAGGCAGCAGCGGGTCGCCACCGAGCGGCAGCGCGGTCAGCGAGAAACTGCGGCCATCGTCGGAGAAGCTCAGGTTGGCATTCAGGCCGTCGGCCAGCACTCGGGCGTTCAGATACAGCACATCGCCGATCAGCGCGGCGCTGCCGCTCGGCTGAGGCGCGGCGTCGAGCGTGACATTAAGCGACGTGGGGTCAATCACCAAGCGCCCCACCGCTATTCGCCCCAGCGTTTGGCTGACCGGCTGGCCCAGCAGCGCCGAAACTTCGAGGAGCGGCAATACCGTGCGGCCCTGCACCAAACGCGGCGGGTTGGTGAGCTTGGTGGGCTGGCCGCTGAGCAGCGCCGCCGTTTGGTCGGTGCCGCCCTGAAGCTGCGCCGAGGCGGCGGCTGACGCCGAACTCAGCAGCAGACCTGCGCCGAGGAGAGCGGGAAGAAGAAAAGAAAAAGGCAGGCGAAAAGGCATTCGGCGAGTATACGCAGCCAAGCTGATGCACTTCTGGCTGCATTGTCCCGCCGATGGCTCTTTGATAAGGGAGCTAGCTGCCGGGTTTGGGCGGTGTTGGCGGCGCGGGCGGCGTCGTGATAGGCAAATTGCCATTGGACTGATGAAAGGCCTTGACGGCGGCGGGGTCGGCGGTCTCGTCGGGCAGCGGCGTCACGTCGCCGTCGGAAGCGTAGCTGGCGATTTGCGACGTGTAAATGCGGCGCGGCGCGATATTGGCCGGCTTGGTGAACTCGGTGGCCAGCCGCCCAGTGGTGATGTCCACATAAATCACGGTGGTCGAAGGATCGCTGCTGCCGAGGCCCACTTCTTGGTACTGAGGCCGGGCGGGAATCTGCTCCGGGACTCCGTTGGCGGCGTCGCGGAAACGCGGATCGAGCATGGCCACCTGAACCGTTTGCAACGGGCCAATGGGCGGCAGCGCCGTCTTGTAAATGCCGGGCGGCGGCGGCCCGAAGTCACGGGCAGTTTTGCCAGCCAGAGCGCTGACCATCATGTTGTGCCAGATCGGCGGTGCCCAGACGCCCGAATAGATGTTGGTGGCCATGTTGCCGCCCTGCTGAATGCCGATCCAGACCGCGCCGACATAGTACGGATTGACGCCCACAAACCACAAGTCCTTGGGGCCGTTGCTGGTGCCAGTCTTGCCGCCTACCGGCCAGCCTGGGATACGGGCCGGTTCGGAAAACCCGCCTTGGCTGGTGGTGAGGTCGTTGACCACGCCCTGAATCATGTCGAGGCCCAGATACGCCACTTGCGGCGACCAGACCCGCTTGGGGCGCTCGACTTCGTTGACCACGTCGTAGAGCACCTCGCCGCGTGCGGTGGTGACGCGGGTGATGTAGCGCGGCGGATGATACAGGCCGCCGTTGGCAAACGGCGCGTAGGCCGCCGCCATCTTGACTGGGGTGGTTTCGACCGCGCCCAGCGCCGCCGCGAGGCCGGTGCCGTCATTGGGCGGAATCCCCAAGTCTTTGAGCTTGCCGAAGAAAGTCGGCAGTCCAACATCGTCGGCGATTCGTACGGTGGGCAAGTTGAGCGAGCGGTCGAGCGCTTCACGCAGGGTCATGTTGCGGAATGTCATCTCACCTTCAAAGTCTTTGGGCGCGTAAAAGCCGCCCTTGCAACTGGGGCAAGGAAAGCTGATCGGCTTGTCGTCACGGGTGGTGAGCTGGGTAAATTTGTCGGTAGACAGGGCGGTGGTGTAAAGCAGCGGCTTGATGGTCGATCCGATCTGGCGCTGGCCCTGCGCGGCGTTGTTCCACTCGGGCGGGGTCACGCCAGGGCGCAGCTTCTGGCCGATCATCCCCAGCACGTCACCGTTGAACGGATCGCTGATGACGGCGGCCAGCGTCGTTCTGGGCGGAATCTGGGCATTCAAGCTGGCTTTTTCCACCGCTGCCTGAATACGCGGATCAATAGTGGTGTAAACCCTGAGGCCCCCAGAGCCGTAGACCTTGTCGCGTCCCAAGCGGGCGACGAGTTCCTGCTCGACTTGCTGCACGAAATCGGGGTAGCGCACGGTGGTCACGGCTTTCTGGTAGACCGCCGTTTTGTCCACCAGTTTGCTGCTGGTCAGCTTGCCTTGGCCGTCATAAGCGACTTGCCAGCCGCGCGGCACCAATTTTTCTTTCCAAGCGGCGTTGGCCTGCTCCTGCGTCACCCAGCCGTCCTGCACCATGCGGGTCAGCAGCGAGCGCATGTAGCCGCGCTGATTGGGGTAGTTGTTATAACGCCCACGCGGGCTCGGCACCAAGGTGGTCAGGTAAACGCTTTGGGCCAAATCGAGGTCACGCGGGGCTTTACCGAAATAAGCCTGCGAAGCCGAGTAGATGCCGTAGAGTTCCACCGGCCCGCCGTCGCCCCAGTAAATGGCATTGAGGTAGTCTTGCAAAATCTCTTCTTTGGTAAAGGCCCGCTCCACCAGCACACTGAGCATCCATTCCTTGATTTTGCGGTCTGGGGTGCGGGCCAGTTGGTATTCTTTGAGCAGCAAAGTATTGCGAACGAGCTGATTGGTCAGCGTGCTGCCGCCCTGCACGTCTTCTTTTTGCGATAAACGCCGAAACTGACGCGCAATGCCGTAAGGATCGAGGCCGTAATGCTGGAAGAAGCGCCGATCTTCGTTGGTAATCAGCGCCGCCGTCATAAAAGGGCTGA from Deinococcus detaillensis harbors:
- a CDS encoding PP2C family protein-serine/threonine phosphatase, coding for MATSHPPSIYTLFMRRSATSPLLSGLLTDKGRQRSVNQDAGLAVESLSGGLYAVADGMGGHAAGELAANLALDALGNTFLKGRKRPPERLAEAVQAANLEVMHHAVGEYVGMGTTLVALAIDKGAALLAHVGDSRAYLLRGGELTRLTEDHSWVAEQVRLGHLTEAEAREHQWRSVVSNALGGEERVRLELYGFALKQGDRLMLCSDGLSGVVEEHDLKAMLGWGLPPAITVQRLVDAANSLGGPDNVTAVVVDVDSQQPLPSYSLPPRQNDGPIYIDVLLGSRKGSSPLVYAALALVYFALMGALLFQEERTFILSVSAAVLIGVLLWMKWHSQRRLQQALPQALRLKKTSGPPKDQQDLN
- a CDS encoding Crp/Fnr family transcriptional regulator, giving the protein MNYPSLVWHLKRTELFADLELAELEKVAAATPYRSYQSGEVIYRMDDPADALYFVRSGLVKISKLFPNGKEAILSVVGQHDTFGELLLQPEERRPTQAETLERTTLIVLPRGELQKLLTAKPDLAMKLIRLMAARLFEAQSWSAEVSAYSAPERVASLLYRLAREFGRPHPQGVELSLRLNQEDIARMVGATRETVSHSLSKLKQGGAIVRPRTPIIVRMDALKRYIETGQ
- a CDS encoding DNA-3-methyladenine glycosylase family protein, encoding MPRLPAAHLALARDPALIPLLEAGPLPELPPAADPLASLIRSVNAQQLSVKAAAAIAERVAAATDNFDSASLLSAVPETLRALGLSWAKVRTVQAIAAAEQSGQIDFAHLAGLDDEAVIAALTVLPGIGRWTAEMFLLFALARPDVFSFGDLALRKALAQYYPDQDHAAVVRGWQPHRSYAARLLWRTFHVTPGVVEAAKRLA
- a CDS encoding YbaY family lipoprotein; the encoded protein is MKIFSLFAATLLLGAAPTTQAQTVINGVTITKPGQKAAAPTRRTVPAFVDQNIPADWVDVRGRVATGSAGRTDLPAGSKVTVELRDITVPTAAKTLVSTTFPSASLPVSYQLVSSPRRFTSSGQYAVRVSVNNAAGKLIYSNTVQQLINPAAKRILADMRVSAP
- a CDS encoding copper amine oxidase N-terminal domain-containing protein, with the translated sequence MPFRLPFSFLLPALLGAGLLLSSASAAASAQLQGGTDQTAALLSGQPTKLTNPPRLVQGRTVLPLLEVSALLGQPVSQTLGRIAVGRLVIDPTSLNVTLDAAPQPSGSAALIGDVLYLNARVLADGLNANLSFSDDGRSFSLTALPLGGDPLLPQARFSTDKAVYAPGEKVIYTDYPFDPDGADIVSRKWSNKRDVYFEPGSYTVTLQVTNSRGQVSAPYSRTLTVVGPLMDTPLSYALKYADPGESFPDTLVNTYPLVGTQSMVTAATTLIFSNSPEAPVQSGLLYQDTVSGRARLLAYHLNSLSQPARFYTVARNLESRPVEISTERLGETAPTRIEGQLGQVTLLDYFAGSAQQRFTLQPGESVALYASPTLNPGSGVNVLQDITTSGRVELTFAMLEDKLPPSATVLQQLPYLPADGKHVRGTFPNAVKIIRAQLGSLPARMLIGDGQIDPAILGSDVLSGQPVRLSGNYGVLYDIQIMGTSGVAVALSPRGGLYRGAMNVQDGPISQTVKLPRSGVAITPDKPTLLWRSQSDQLKIDFVPASGSNLPISLVFYQARTPGTLGSLTKTYNP
- a CDS encoding transglycosylase domain-containing protein, producing MVLRLFLQFLKFVGALIVAAVFIGVGIAATYGTKWARELPDFRQLDTLSLGAITRVYARDNSPLGTLVPKVGDQKVSRTLVKLDEISPFMTAALITNEDRRFFQHYGLDPYGIARQFRRLSQKEDVQGGSTLTNQLVRNTLLLKEYQLARTPDRKIKEWMLSVLVERAFTKEEILQDYLNAIYWGDGGPVELYGIYSASQAYFGKAPRDLDLAQSVYLTTLVPSPRGRYNNYPNQRGYMRSLLTRMVQDGWVTQEQANAAWKEKLVPRGWQVAYDGQGKLTSSKLVDKTAVYQKAVTTVRYPDFVQQVEQELVARLGRDKVYGSGGLRVYTTIDPRIQAAVEKASLNAQIPPRTTLAAVISDPFNGDVLGMIGQKLRPGVTPPEWNNAAQGQRQIGSTIKPLLYTTALSTDKFTQLTTRDDKPISFPCPSCKGGFYAPKDFEGEMTFRNMTLREALDRSLNLPTVRIADDVGLPTFFGKLKDLGIPPNDGTGLAAALGAVETTPVKMAAAYAPFANGGLYHPPRYITRVTTARGEVLYDVVNEVERPKRVWSPQVAYLGLDMIQGVVNDLTTSQGGFSEPARIPGWPVGGKTGTSNGPKDLWFVGVNPYYVGAVWIGIQQGGNMATNIYSGVWAPPIWHNMMVSALAGKTARDFGPPPPGIYKTALPPIGPLQTVQVAMLDPRFRDAANGVPEQIPARPQYQEVGLGSSDPSTTVIYVDITTGRLATEFTKPANIAPRRIYTSQIASYASDGDVTPLPDETADPAAVKAFHQSNGNLPITTPPAPPTPPKPGS